The Methanolobus sp. WCC4 genome includes the window AACCAGTGCAGTGCAAACTGTGTTTTCTGCATCCGGGACCTGTGCGATGGCGTATATGGCTACAACCTCCGCCTTTCAAGGGAACCCACAGAAGAAGAGATAATCAGGGATCTTGAAGGCCATGACCTTCAAAAGTATCATGAGGTTGTATTCACGGGTTTTGGCGAACCGACCTGCCGTTTCGATACGGTACTTCACATAACGAAATGGCTTCATGACAAAGGCATCATTGTCAGACTTGACACAAACGGCCATGCAGGCGTAATGAACCCCGGAAGGGATGTCGTCTCTGAATTAAAAGCTGCCGGACTCGACTCTGTTTCGATCAGTCTTAACGCCGAATCCGAAGAAAGGTATAATGAACTCTGCAAACCTGCTTTCATAGGATCATACGATGCAATGCTCGATTTCACAAAAAGATCAGTCCAGAAAGGAATTAAGACCCGGATGACAGTTGTTGGTGATACCGACGTTGACATCGATAAATGTGAAAGGATAGCAACCGGCCTGGGTGCTACCTTCAGGGTCAGATAGATCGAAAAGGATCGGCCTGCATCATCAGACAAGTTCCGTTTCTCAGAAATACCTGAACAGATCATCCCTTTTTGCACTATGAAGTCGTTGCCTGATAAGTGACTTCAGGGCCTTCAGGTCACCTTTTTTAGCACACACAGGAGCTACCACATCAATCCACTGTTTCCATGGTGGCAGCATGTTCAGTTTGTCACATATCCCATCAAGGGTAGCATTAAGCTCGGAATCCTTTATCTTATCTGTCTTATTAACTGCAAGTATCGTATCTATACCAAGTTCCCGGAACAGCTCGAACAGTTCGATATCAATAGGGATCTCATTCCTGTTCTCCCATCTCCTGACTATATCAAGGAAAGTAGCACCATCGATCACCAGTACTGCAATGCTGATCCTGTCAGCATTCTGTTCGATATAGCGTACTATCTGGTCCTTTACGATATCCTGTTTACGGTCCTTTACACCGCTCATAAAACCGAACCCCGGAAGGTCGGTTATAACCATATCGTCATTCTGTATGTGGGTCGGTTTCAATGTCACACCGGGACGCTTGCCCACCTTGACATTCTTACCTGTGATATTTCTGATGATAGAGGACTTCCCTACATTGGACCTGCCTGCAAAAAGTACCTCGTAGTTCACACCTGTAAGTTCATTATTCTTTTTCGCCATTTTTCTCAACCTTCCCTTTACTTTTTTCCTCTCCGATGGCCCTGTCGAAGGCATGAAGGAAATCATCGAAGGACCCCTTTGGTATCCTGGCACCTGCAGCTGCTGCATGACCTCCGCCACTGCCACCGAACTGCGGAGCGATACGCCGCAGCAGCATATTCAGGTCCACAGTGTCACGGGAACGGAAGCTAAGATCATAAACATTCCTCTTGTGCCTGAACTCTGCTGAAAGTCCAACATCTTTCTGCCCATAGGAAGCAGCATATATAGCAGATTTTGACATATAACCATGAGGGTCCACCACATATGCAAGGTTCCTGAGAGTCCTGACCTCTTTTTTTACATGGATGCGCAGCTTTTCCTCAAGTTCAGCACCCTCTTTCGCATACCTGAGCAGGTTAGGTATCTCCGTAGGGATCTTGTCATGAGATAGCGGCAGGACCATCTTTCTCTTAAAATCATAATTCCTGCCCGCATAGATGAGCGCCTGAATAAGTGTGCCTGCCTGAAAGAAAAGACTTCTCTTGTCCCAGTCAAGCAGCCACTCCTTTACAGATGGACTGTTATCGTAATAATCCCCAATCGCACCATATATCGCTACCCTTCGCATATCCCTGCTGAGCCTGTCCTCAAGGACCTTATAGGTGAGTTCCGATGAACAGACGGTCAGGTCATGGTGTAGCCATTCAGGATGAACACATTTCTTCGGCAACGGATGATGATCGATATATGTAAGGTTCGCATTCTCGGCAATTTCTTCAAGCCGCCTGAAAAGTTTCGAACACTTGCTCTCATCAACTGCGATGTCACATATGATCACATTCCTGTACTCTTCAGCAAGGTCCAGCTCATCCACAACCCCGATAGGGGAAGTGAAATATACATCCGCATCAGGATAAGCACTCTTTGCAATAGCACCTGAGCATACACCATCCGAATCCCCGTGTGTCAGGATCAAAGAAGAATTGCGGCCATTCTCATGTTTACTTGATCGGGTCATTGAAACATCCTGGAGTATATATAATGAATAAAGGGAATAGTTCCTCTTTCGTGTGAAATGACACTCATAGTATTTTGTCTTTGGTATCCTTCAGGAAACCGGTGATCGAATCAAGGATGTCATACAGGAACTGTAGTTTTCCATGATCCTCTGTTTCTTCAGTTACACCCGTTTCCTCTGCATTGGTAGAAACGTCTTCTGAATAACCATCCCCATATGCATCTGCCGGATATTCTTCCTCATAGGAACTTTCTATGACCTCAGCAGGGTCCCGGACCTTCATAAGCATCTTTTCTGAATAAACAGTACCCTCATACTCCTTTGAATCCACAAATCTTATCTGGGCCGGAGGAACGGTCACATCCCCTATCTTATCCATACGCATAGAATAGCTCAGTGATATGTTGTCCTCTGCCTTAAGGACACGACTCATACCTGTATCACCGTCCAGAAGAACAGCACCCAGAGGAAGCTGGTCAGAGACTGTCACATGGGCTGCCCTGTCACCTTCATTCACTATATCAAGAATGACATCCACATTACCATTGACATCGACCGCTGTACTCGATAAGGACTTGCTGGCAGTTATGAAAGGACCATGAACATCCAGAGTGGAATTGTTCAGTTCCCTTGAGTAGGTTCTTCCTTCATGCTCAACCGTTATCGAAGTCCCTGCAAGATCATAGGATCCTGGTTTCAAGGCCTTTATCGAGAATTCCAGTATCTTCTTTTCATAAGGGTCAAAAGAAACATTCCATACAGGGTCGGCATCCGGATCGAGTACGAATTCTACAGGAAGCTCCTTAGTGACAGTCACCCTTCCAAACGAATCGTCACCCTTGTTCTTCATTTCCAGAGTGAAGTATGCCCTTTCATCGATGTAGATCTCATCGCTGTGAAAAGATTCGAATTCAAAGGTTGCATTTATCCATGATATCCTGGTTGGGGTCAATGGCTCTGTAGAGTTAGCCACCTTAACACTTATTGTAGCGTACGGAGAAGATATATCATTACCTGTGATGATCTCAAGAGCTGTTACATTCAACCGGTCATCAAAGGCGGTATTGTTGGAAAACTCGGTGTTGTTGGCCAGTATGGCCATCCATGAATCATCATATATACTCCCAATAGTGAGTACCACATAATCATTCTCAGTATCAAAAGCCTTTGCAGGAGAGAAATCAGAGGCCTTGATGAGATAACCGCTGTGATTTATCTCATCTCCCCAATAGAGGGTGTACTCCTCGGCATCGAGCCATTCAACATCATCTGACTGTGCAGCTGCCACAATGCAGAAATTCATGAGCAGCACAGTCAGTGCTATTAACAGGAGTCTTCTCTGCCACATCGGGTAATTACCTGCTGCGTCTGGATACTAAATAAACTGCAAACAGAGCCACGATCATTAGACTTGCCTCGAAACCCGGCTGAACCCTGGTATCCTCGTATTCATCTTCATAATTTGTGGAACTATCGGAACTGCTGCTCTCCTGCTCATTGCTGGTTGAACTGCTATCAGAACTGCTACCTGCTGAACTATCAACTGTTTCAGGATTGGGGTCAAGGACTGTGATAATTGGCGAGTTGGATATCTTCTCACCTTTATAGTTCTCCATGTCGATAAAAGTAGCACTGGTCTCAGAAAGTTTCAATTCTCCTATATCATTGATCATGATCTTGTACGAGTAGGAATAGGATTTTCCGTTTACAGCCACATCATCAAAACTAAGGTCACCACTAATGAAAGCTACACCATCTGGAATAATTTCCGTGGTGTGCACACTTGCATCCCTGTTACCCTGATTCTTTACAGTAACTGTCACAGTGCTCTCATTGCCAGGATAGATCGTCCCAGGGTTCACTGTTTTAGTAAGGACGATATCAGGACCATTTATCTGTATACTAGGTTTGTCAGCTGTAAAAGTATAGGTCTCCCCATCAGGAGCAGTAAAAGTGGCAGTTGCTTCGGGAACTGTGTATTCGCCAGTCTTTATGGGTTTCAATGTATACTCGAATATCTTTGCCTTGGTTTCTTTTGGACTAAAAGAGAGGGTTATTTCATCGTCAAGACTGTCCTGTATCTCAAGATCATCAGTAACTGTATTAGCCACCTTGACAGAACCCACACTATAGATACCATTGTTCCATATACTGACCGAAACATGTGCAGTCTCATCCATGTAGATCTCTTCGGTCACTGTCTTGGTAATAATAAGCTCAACAACTGGTTCTATAGTAATGGTCTTTGTTTCAGTATCCTCAAGGATCTCACCGTTGATATCCTCTGAACTCGTGGTTACATTTATCTCAACATCTGTCTCTTCCCAGTAATGCGGGATCTCAAGTTTGATATCTATTGTATCGAGTACTTCGTCTTCTTCGACAGATACATAATTATATGTAAGCTTACCATCAGCAAGCTCCATTCCATCCACATCGATATCCACATCCATATCATATGCCTTTGCGTCACCATCGTTGGTGATGTCAATGGTAGCTTCAATATATTGGTATGCAACTGTCCTTGGATCATACTCATCTTTCTCGGTCTCGACAGTGATATCCATTTCTGGTATACCCCTTTCATATACCTCGATAGAAGCGGTCGGATCCTCCATGTTACCTGTCCATTCATCTATGTTCAGATCCATTGACTTAACAAATATGCGTATGTCATCACCATTCTCAGTGTCACGGAACTCAAAGCCGGTTCCTGACTGAACAGGTGATTTATCTTCAAGAACGCCATTTCGATAGATGCCTATGCTGACAAAGCCACCTTCATCAAAGTCCTCTGCCTTTATAGTATAATCGTCAAGAGTGACAGTACCACCCCAATGAAGGGTCGCACTGGTAGACTTATCGTCACTCCATTCAATATCATCAAGATCATATGCAGCAGCTGAAGTGCTGAATAACATCAAGATAAAGACAACACACAATAGATGAAAGAGATTATTATGTTTCATAGACATCACTGACTTTTTCGATATAGATAATTAGCATTTTGGATAAAGGGGTTTGAATCCCTGTAACTGAGAAGGTCTGTCAATGACCTTTGTCCTGGAAGTAGAGTCCGGGAGATTCATCAGGGAAGGACGCAGTATCATACCCGCAAAGTGGTCATCATTATGGCTGAAGCCATAACCCGATACCATTTGTCTTTCGGACCTTCTTGACTGGAATGCACCATGTTCACCTTTGGCCTGGTCTCTATGCTTTTCAGCCCCTTTCTTTGAGAGACCTGAATGCATGTCCCTCTCTTTGGACCTTAAGCCATCTTCCTTACCTCTGGTATACCTCTCCTTGACAAGTTCACCGAGTCCGGCCTCTCTGGCAAGGTCCTCCAGCATGGAATATCTTTCACTTACCCAGCCAAGCTCAGAATGCTTATGATAGCCTACTTCATATCCAAGTTCATAGACGTTGGTTGAGAGCTCAGTGATCTCTGCATCTGTTAGCTGAGTTTGCTCTTCCTTTTTAGCAAAGAATCTTACCATTCCTGAACACCATCATTCAAGAAGACCACCGATCTTTAGTCCCTGATCACCAAAACTTACCTCACGCATGTTACAATCATGCTTTGTACCCCTCATTTTAATGATCTGCAATGCACGGGTCATTGTCTTATCATAGAGGAAATTATGCATGAAAATAACACCATGGGCAGCAAACTGCTCTGTGGAATAAGCACTTGGTTCGGTCATTTCTGATATCAGGACAGTGGTACAACCCAGTTTCTTCAGGTTCCTTATGAAACGGCTCATCTCCTTTTCCTGAAGAGAGAGATCCCTTGTAGTGAACCTTATAGCAGATACTGAATCGATGACCAGCCTCTTAACGTTATATTCGGCCACATAGGCTGCGATCTCCCTGAATACCATGGAAGGAGAAGGTGCTTCATGTTCTGCCGTTGTGCTGGTGACCTCGTAATCAGGAGTTATGTACTCGTTCATCTCATCCATGTAACCATATTCCATTCTTGGACCAAGGTCAGCGAAAAGTAATTTCTTCATTTTGATGAGAGTTAGTACGTTCAACGAATAATTTGACATGTCATCGATGATGTTCTGGGGACTTTCGAGCAATGTCACATAAAGTCCAACCTCACCAAGAGCTGCACCCTGTGCCAGGTATTGAACACAAAATGTTGTTTTACCACTGCCCGGTGGACCGCTTACCAGATAAACACGTTCAGCAAGCAGACCGCCCTGCACCAGTTCGTCAAAACCTTCTACACCTGTCTTTATCCTCATTAGCCATCCTCGAATATTTAATAATACAATATATAATATAATAATTGTTTATAATTATACAATGAACCTATTTGAATGCTTCGATTGTATATATGCATATTTAATAAAAATGCATGAATAAATAGATATGTAACAAATACACAATTTCCCGACAGATTAAAATGAGTTCATAATCATTCCTCTTCTATGCAGTTAAAAGACATCATCCCGATCCTTGAAGAGGTAGCCCCTCCGGAGCTTGCTGAAGATTTTGACATTGGAAGGATAGGACTGACACTTGACCTTCAAAATGATGTTAAAAAGATAGCTGTAGCCCTTGATCCTACTGAGTACGTACTGAAAAGAGCTGCCATGATAGATGCGGATCTTCTCATCACCCATCACACACTGATATTCCATTCTATCAATTGCATCAGCAAGGAACTGGCAGACAGCCTGAAAATAGCGCTGGACAATGGCATCTCATTATACTCGATGCATACGAACTTCGACAAGGCTAAAGGCGGCATCAATGATGCACTTGCTAAGAGGATCGGGTTGTCAGATATACAGGAAACACCCATTGGAAGGATAGGAAAGATAAGTCCTTGTTCTGCAGATACATTTGTCAACCATATCTCAAAGAGCCTGGGTACACACGTCCAGTATACAGGTAACAGGGATGAGATCAGTACCGTGATGGTATTTGGAGGTAGTGGTTTCAGGTCAGAGTATATTGATATGGCCAGGGAACTCGGAGCAGATGCATATGTATCATCTGAGTTGAAGCATGATATAATAAGGTCCTACAGTGATATGCTGCTGGTGGATGCTACCCACTATGCAACCGAAAATCCGGGGATGGAGGAACTATGCCCCGTTCTTCTTGAAAAGCTGAAGCTTGATGTTGAGTTCATCGACCATGACCCACTTATCAGGACACTTTGATAGCTGTGATAGT containing:
- a CDS encoding TatD family nuclease-associated radical SAM protein — protein: MPDNDNSIPMFKGTISYEAFGNLYLNITNQCSANCVFCIRDLCDGVYGYNLRLSREPTEEEIIRDLEGHDLQKYHEVVFTGFGEPTCRFDTVLHITKWLHDKGIIVRLDTNGHAGVMNPGRDVVSELKAAGLDSVSISLNAESEERYNELCKPAFIGSYDAMLDFTKRSVQKGIKTRMTVVGDTDVDIDKCERIATGLGATFRVR
- the engB gene encoding GTP-binding protein EngB, with protein sequence MAKKNNELTGVNYEVLFAGRSNVGKSSIIRNITGKNVKVGKRPGVTLKPTHIQNDDMVITDLPGFGFMSGVKDRKQDIVKDQIVRYIEQNADRISIAVLVIDGATFLDIVRRWENRNEIPIDIELFELFRELGIDTILAVNKTDKIKDSELNATLDGICDKLNMLPPWKQWIDVVAPVCAKKGDLKALKSLIRQRLHSAKRDDLFRYF
- a CDS encoding DHHA1 domain-containing protein, which gives rise to MTRSSKHENGRNSSLILTHGDSDGVCSGAIAKSAYPDADVYFTSPIGVVDELDLAEEYRNVIICDIAVDESKCSKLFRRLEEIAENANLTYIDHHPLPKKCVHPEWLHHDLTVCSSELTYKVLEDRLSRDMRRVAIYGAIGDYYDNSPSVKEWLLDWDKRSLFFQAGTLIQALIYAGRNYDFKRKMVLPLSHDKIPTEIPNLLRYAKEGAELEEKLRIHVKKEVRTLRNLAYVVDPHGYMSKSAIYAASYGQKDVGLSAEFRHKRNVYDLSFRSRDTVDLNMLLRRIAPQFGGSGGGHAAAAGARIPKGSFDDFLHAFDRAIGEEKSKGKVEKNGEKE
- a CDS encoding CARDB domain-containing protein; this translates as MLFSTSAAAYDLDDIEWSDDKSTSATLHWGGTVTLDDYTIKAEDFDEGGFVSIGIYRNGVLEDKSPVQSGTGFEFRDTENGDDIRIFVKSMDLNIDEWTGNMEDPTASIEVYERGIPEMDITVETEKDEYDPRTVAYQYIEATIDITNDGDAKAYDMDVDIDVDGMELADGKLTYNYVSVEEDEVLDTIDIKLEIPHYWEETDVEINVTTSSEDINGEILEDTETKTITIEPVVELIITKTVTEEIYMDETAHVSVSIWNNGIYSVGSVKVANTVTDDLEIQDSLDDEITLSFSPKETKAKIFEYTLKPIKTGEYTVPEATATFTAPDGETYTFTADKPSIQINGPDIVLTKTVNPGTIYPGNESTVTVTVKNQGNRDASVHTTEIIPDGVAFISGDLSFDDVAVNGKSYSYSYKIMINDIGELKLSETSATFIDMENYKGEKISNSPIITVLDPNPETVDSSAGSSSDSSSTSNEQESSSSDSSTNYEDEYEDTRVQPGFEASLMIVALFAVYLVSRRSR
- a CDS encoding ATPase domain-containing protein; translated protein: MRIKTGVEGFDELVQGGLLAERVYLVSGPPGSGKTTFCVQYLAQGAALGEVGLYVTLLESPQNIIDDMSNYSLNVLTLIKMKKLLFADLGPRMEYGYMDEMNEYITPDYEVTSTTAEHEAPSPSMVFREIAAYVAEYNVKRLVIDSVSAIRFTTRDLSLQEKEMSRFIRNLKKLGCTTVLISEMTEPSAYSTEQFAAHGVIFMHNFLYDKTMTRALQIIKMRGTKHDCNMREVSFGDQGLKIGGLLE
- a CDS encoding Nif3-like dinuclear metal center hexameric protein gives rise to the protein MQLKDIIPILEEVAPPELAEDFDIGRIGLTLDLQNDVKKIAVALDPTEYVLKRAAMIDADLLITHHTLIFHSINCISKELADSLKIALDNGISLYSMHTNFDKAKGGINDALAKRIGLSDIQETPIGRIGKISPCSADTFVNHISKSLGTHVQYTGNRDEISTVMVFGGSGFRSEYIDMARELGADAYVSSELKHDIIRSYSDMLLVDATHYATENPGMEELCPVLLEKLKLDVEFIDHDPLIRTL